The Flavobacterium piscisymbiosum genome includes a region encoding these proteins:
- a CDS encoding 1,4-dihydroxy-2-naphthoyl-CoA synthase gives MDWITAREFEDITYKKCNGVARIAFNRPNVRNAFRPKTTSELYQAFYDAQEDTSIGVVLLSAEGPSTKDGVYSFCSGGDQNARGHQGYVGEDGQHRLNILEVQRLIRFMPKVVIAVVPGWAVGGGHSLHVVCDMTLASKEHAIFKQTDADVTSFDGGYGSAYLAKMVGQKKAREIFFLGRNYSAQEAMDMGMVNAVIPHDELEDTAYEWAQEILQKSPTSIKMLKFAMNLTDDGMVGQQVFAGEATRLAYMTEEAKEGRNAFLEKRKPNFGENKWLP, from the coding sequence ATGGATTGGATAACTGCCAGAGAATTTGAAGATATAACTTATAAAAAATGTAACGGAGTTGCTAGAATCGCTTTTAACAGACCTAATGTTAGAAATGCTTTTCGTCCTAAAACAACTTCAGAATTATACCAGGCTTTTTACGACGCACAAGAGGATACTTCGATAGGTGTGGTTTTACTTTCTGCAGAAGGACCATCAACAAAAGATGGAGTTTATTCTTTTTGCAGCGGAGGAGATCAAAACGCACGCGGACACCAAGGTTATGTGGGTGAAGATGGTCAACATCGTTTGAATATTCTTGAAGTACAGCGTTTAATTCGTTTTATGCCAAAAGTAGTTATTGCAGTTGTTCCGGGTTGGGCAGTTGGCGGCGGACACAGTTTGCACGTAGTTTGCGATATGACTCTGGCGAGTAAAGAACACGCTATTTTTAAACAAACAGATGCTGATGTAACTAGTTTCGACGGTGGTTACGGATCTGCTTACCTGGCGAAAATGGTAGGTCAGAAAAAAGCACGTGAAATTTTCTTTTTAGGAAGAAATTATTCAGCTCAGGAAGCGATGGATATGGGAATGGTAAATGCCGTAATCCCTCACGATGAGTTAGAAGATACCGCTTACGAATGGGCTCAGGAAATACTTCAAAAATCTCCAACTTCTATCAAAATGCTAAAATTTGCCATGAATCTTACAGACGACGGAATGGTTGGTCAGCAAGTTTTTGCCGGAGAAGCCACTCGTTTAGCCTACATGACAGAAGAAGCGAAAGAAGGAAGAAATGCATTCTTAGAAAAAAGAAAACCAAACTTTGGCGAAAACAAATGGTTGCCATAA